The Bradyrhizobium oligotrophicum S58 genome contains the following window.
CGGCCCGCAGGCGCAGAGCAACGACCTTGCGCCAGTAGGTCTCGTCGGTGTTGTAGGGATCAGCGGCGAGAATGGCCGTCTCAGTTGCGAGCTCGTCGGCGAGCGCACGGAAGTCGACCGGCTGTTGCGGCAGATAGCGGTTGACGTGGCCGAGCGGCGCCGCGACCTCCTGCATGATCTTGATGCAGTCCTTGATCAGGCCGAGCGCCATGCCGGCCTGCAGCAGGATGAAGCCGGCCCGGATCTTCTTCACGAACGGACCAGCGGGATCGGCGAGGATCAATTCGTCCGGCACGAACAGGTCGCGGAACTGGATGCCGTAGGTGCCGGTGCCGTCCATTGCCAGGAACGGCTGGCATGGCTGCAAGGTCACCGCCGGATCGGCGCAATCGGCGACGAACATCACGATCTCGCCGGGCGCATCCTCGCGTTCGAAGATGGTGCCGAACATGTGGTCCGGCCCCAGGTTCGAGACCCAGGGCAGCGCCCCGCGCACGACGTAGCCGCCCTCGACCTTCCGGCCCTTCAGCTTGAGCTTCTCGATGCCGAAGAAGCTCTTCATCGGGTTGGAAAGCCCGGTGCCGCCAAGCAGCCGACCGCTCGCGACATCGTCGAGCAGACGCTCCTTCAGCGTTTCGTTCGACGAATTGGCGACGTACCAGACCAGCGTATTCTGGCACCACGCCATGAACGCCGAGGCGCCGCAGACCTCGCCGATCGCACCGATCGCGTCGATGGCGCAGTTGAGATCAGCCGCTCCATCTTCCGGCACGTGGCTGCTCCACGCACCGACCTCGCCGAAGCGGCGGAGCACGTCAGCCGGGTACACCGTTCCGGCGTCGATTCCGCAGGCCAGCGGCGCGAGCTCGTTGCGCGCGATCGCCGCGACCTGCTCCACGATCGACGGCACGGGCATCACGCCCGCGCCATCGATCGCCAGATGCTGTCCGAGTGAACCCATGACGTCCTCCGCTTCTCAGGCACTCAACCCAGATCAGATCCCGACTTCGAGATTGACCGGGCGCGTGAAGGTGTTGGCGACCGGCGACCACTTCTTCACGTGATCGACCAGGGCCTGAACCTCGTCCTTGGAGATGCCTTCGCACTCCATGTCTACCTTGACGCGCACATCGGTGAAGCCGACCGGCTTCTCGCTCACGTCGCCTGTGCCCCAGACAGCGGTGATGTTGAGGTCGCCTTCGAGCTCCAGTTCGAGCTTGTTGACGGTCCAGCCGCGATGCACGGCGTTGGCGTGCAGGCCGACGGCCAGGCACGAGCCGAGCGCGGCCAACGAGGCTTCCGACGGATTCGGCGCAGTGTCGTCGCCGAGCAGGCCCGGCGGCTCGTCAACGATGTAGGGTGCGAGGTTGCGGATGTAGTTGGCGTGACGAAACTTGCCTTCGGCCACGGTCTTGCACTTCAGGGTCTTGATGACCTTGGGGTTGGCCTTGCCGTTGGCGATGAGCTGTTCGAGCCCACCTTTGTCGATGGGGGCGAGGCAGCCCGTCAAAGCCGTCTTTTGAACCACAGCGGTCATCTCATTTCTCTCCCTGGGATGAGGATACCGAACGGTCTGTATCCTGCACGAAGCGTGCCAGCGAGACCGGATTTCAAAAGGCGGAATGATCTTCGCGGCTTACACGATCATGGCGGAACGGCGTCTGCTCCCGCCTGCTCAAGTGCGATGCAGAATGCTGCCCATCGCGATCAAATTGAGCGCAACGCCGCCCCAACGGCATCAGCAGTCTTGCTGACTCGGGCGCACAGCGATTAAGCTTGCGCCCATGGGCAAGTCAGCTGCGGGCAAACGAACCGGCAAGAAGCCAGCGGTCGCGAGAACGATGGCCACTGTTGATGATGAATCCGCGCGCGGCCGCCTGCTCGGCGCGGCGACGCATCTGTTCTGCAAGAACGGCATCAACGCCACTGGCATTGACGCCATCATCAGCGAGGCCGGTACCGCCAAGACCACGCTCTACAAGCTGTTCGGGTCGAAGACCGCGCTCGTCACCGCCGTGCTGGAAAGCGAAGGCAGGCAGTGGCGCGAATGGTTCATCGCGGAGATGGAGACCGGCGGCGGCGATGCGCAAACCAAGCTCACGCGCATCTTCCCGGCGCTGAAGAGCTGGTTCAGCGAGGAGCGCTTCTACGGCTGCCCGTTCATCAATGCGGTGGGCGAGCACGACAAGGATCAGAAGCAGTTTCGCACCATCGCGATGCGCCACAAGAAGGTGGTGCTGGCCCATATCGAGAAGCTCGCCCGCGAGATGGGGGCCGTGGAGCCGGAGAGCTTTGCGCATCAGCTCGCGCTGTTGATCGACGGCGCGATCGTGGCGGCGATGGTGTCGCGCAATCCGGAGGTTGCCGACACGGCCGGCCTGGCGGCGAGCGCGCTGTTCGAGCCGGCGAAGCAAAAGACGGCCAAGCGTCCCGGAAAAGCTGATCCGCAGCTTGCGACGGTGTAGACTAGGCCCATCGTCGCCGTCACGTTGGTACCCGGGCTACGAGCTTTTCGTTTGAAGGGAGAGATGGTGCGTTACTTGCGTGGATCGTAGGGCCGCGCGCATCGCGATCCAAGAGCAATCGCGATCCAAAAGCAAACGTCCTGCCGTTGCAGCGGACCACGTCGCGAGACCTAGCGAAAGTAATCCGTCACGAGCTGAATATCCGCACGATCCGCGCCCGCGCCGTTGAGGCTCGCATCGATGACGCGGCGACAGGCCGCGACCGCGGTCTCGTCGCCGAGCTCGTTGGCGGCTTCGAGCACGTGCCAGGCCGCGTCGATCGCTGCGTGATCGGCCGACGCCGCGCCACGGCCAGGCTGTTGCCGGTCGGCGGGTCGGAAACCCAGATCATTCATTCGCGATCACCTGTCGTTTCATGCCGGGCTGCCTCAATGCGCAAGGGCGCGCGGTGTGCCGCTCCTCGCGGGATTCTTGCGCGACTGATAGAATTCGAGCACGCTGCGCGAGGTCTGCACTTTGATCTTGGCATAGTCGCGCTCGAGATCCTGCAGTTCGCCGGCGGTGATGCGCTGGTCGCGCGCGCCGAGGAAGGCGAGCGCCATCGTGGTATCCCAGGAGAAGTCGAGCGCCCTGGCCAGCATCAGCAGCATCTCGCGATCACGATCGAACAGCGCCCGCTCGACGACGTCGGGCGGCAACCCCGACAGTAGCGCCAGGCCGATCATCACCTCTTCGACCTTGTGGGCGACGGCATAGCCCGCGATGGCCATCTCGTGTAGATTGCCGAGGCGATGCTGGATCGAGACGGTGCGCTTGGCAACGAAGTAGTTGCGAGAACCGGGCCCGAACTTGGACTGAAGATCGCCGGCGATAGTGGCGACCGAGCTATGGATCTCGCCGAGAAGCTCCGGCCGCTCGCCGGCCAGCCGTTTGCCGACGTCGTCCGAGGCCTTGGCGATCAGCTGCTGGAACAGGTGCCGGGGAATGTCGAGGCGCCGCCCGAGATGCTCGGCGAGGATCGAATCGTTCTCGGCCCGCTGCACCATGTGCAGAAAACCCTGGCCGGAGAACTGCGCGCCGTGATTTCGCGCCACCGCAGTGGCGACCGCGCGGTTGCCGCGCGAGGCCAGCACGTCGGTGACCGCCGGGCTCAATGTCTTGCGCTCGGCGATCGCGAGCAGATGCTCCTGGCTCTTGGTGCTGGCGTTCTCGACCAGCGTGGCGTCATCGAGCCGCTCCGAGTCGCGCAGCACCGGGCCCGCGACGTAGATCTCATCGTCGAAGGCGAGCTTGCGGATGACGCTCGCCGGTGAATATTCGATCCTGGCGAGGCGATCCGCGAGCTTGGCACGCGCCTCGGTCTCGATCTCGTCGGCGAGCCGGCCGATGACCTCGCCGAAGGTCGCGATCTCGTCCTCGCAATAGCGTCCGGCGAGCAGAAGGTCCGTCGCATGCCACAGCGCGCGCTCACGGCTGTCGGCGGTGCCCCGCGCAATCGCATCCTCGAGGTCCCGCAACACCGATCTGGTTTCGTTCATGATGAAAGCCGCAACGTCCCAACGAGGAAAAGGCAATGCCGCAACATACCTCTCGAACGCGAGCGTTCCGTAAGCGCGTCCATGAGGATTTGACGGGGACCATTCGATTAAATTCGCGCAGGTCCGTTAAGCATGCCGGCGAACCGGCGTCCTCAGCGCTCGCGCATCGCATCGTGAACGTGCTCGCGCAACGGCGCCAGCAGGAAGTCGATGATCCGCCGCTTGCCGGTCAGGATCTCCGCCTTGACCGACATGCCCGGCACCAGCGCCGCCATGCGGCCGTCGACGTCGAGCGTGCTGCGGTCGAGCGCGATGTGCACCATGTAGCGCAGGCGCTCGCTGGCCTCGACCCGGTCGGTCTGGTCGGCCTGCCGTTCGGCGCCCTGCACGCCGTTCGGATTGACGGGCGCTGCCTCGGCATCGCGGTCGACCGCGGTCACCGCGCCGGCGAGCAGCCCGTAGCGCGTGAAAGGAAACGCATCGACCTTGAGCTCGACGCGCTGGCCGACCTCGACGAAGCCGACATCGCGGTTCTCGACCACAGCCTCGACCTCGATCCTCTCGTCGTCGGGAACGACCGACAACAGCTGCTGCGCCGGCGTCACCACGGCACCGGCGGCAGCGAGATGCATCTGCTGCACTGTACCGTCGATCGGCGCGCGCAGCGTCTGCAGTTCGGCACGACGCATCGCCTTGGTCAGCGCCTCGCCGGCGGCGCGGGCGCGCTCGCGCGCGGTGGCGAGATCGCGCATCGCCTTGTCGCGGATGTCGGCCTCGGTCGCGACGATCTTCTGGTCGAGCCCGGCGATCGTGGCATCGAGCGAGTTGATCTTGGCGCGTGTGATCTCGAGCTCGGCGCGGGTCTCGACCAGGAGCTGCTGGCTTTCCAGCCGCGCGATGATCGAAGCATTGCCGATCTCGCTCGCCTTGATGCGGATATCGGCGCGCTGCGCGACCATCGGGAGCGTCTGCTCGTATTTGCCTGCGGTCTGCAGCAGCGCCTCGCGCTCGGCGACATGCTGGGCGCGCTCCTGCGCCAGCGCCGCCAGTTGGCTGGCACGCATCGCGGCCTGTGCGGTCAGCTGGGCCTGTGCCCGGTCGCCGTCGAGCGGGACGGCACCGACCACGAGATCGAACGGCGCGGTCGTCACGCCATCGAGAAAGGCCGCCAGTCGGACCTCGTCGAGCAGGCCCGCGATCAGATCGCTGCGGGCGCGATCGGCCTCCGCGGTGACCGCCGTCTTGTCGAGCTCGATCAGCGCATCGCCGGCGCGCACCCGCTGCCCCGGCTGCACCAGGACGGCCTTGACGCTCGCCGTCTCGAACGGCTGCACGACCTGCGTACGGGTGTGCGAGATCACCTTGCCGCTGGCAACCGCGACGATGTCGACCTTGCCGAACACCGCCCAACCGAGCGCCGTCAAGGTCACCGCGCACAGCGCCAGCGCCGTCAGGCGTCCGAGCGGGTTGGGCGGCGTCTCGGCAATTTCGAGCGCCGCCGGCAGGAATTCCTGCTCTGGCGTCGCGCTCCCGAACGAGACCGCACGCAGAAGGTTCGCAGGCGTCGCCATCCTCATCTCCTCAGCGGCCTGCGGACTGGATCCGATGCAGCGTCGCGTAGCGGCCGCCGCCGTCTACCAGCTGCTCGTGGGTGCCGTCCTCGATGATGACGCCGTTCTCGATCGTCAGGATGCGGTCGGCGTTGCGTACCGTCGACAGCCGGTGCGCGATGATCAGCACGGTGCGGCCGCGCACGATGTCGCGCATGTTGGCCTGGATGATGCTCTCGGATTCGTAGTCGAGCGCCGATGTGGCCTCGTCGAAGATCAGGACACGGGGATCGCCAACCAGCGCACGCGCAATCGCGATGCGCTGGCGCTGGCCGCCGGACAGCGACACGCCGCGCTCGCCGATCTTGCTGTCATAGCCCTGCGGCATCCGGCAGATGAATTCATGCGCGCCGGCAAGCTTGGCCGCATCGACGATCTTCTCCATCGGCAGCGCGGGATCGGCGAGTGCGATGTTCTCGCGCACCGAGCGGTTGAACAGCACGTTCTCCTGCAGCACGACGCCGATCTGCCGCCGCAGCCAGGATGGATCGAGCACCGCAGTGTCGACGCCGTCGACCAGCACGCGCCCCGCCTCGGGCTGGTACAGACGCTGCGCTAGCTTCGCGATCGTGCTCTTGCCGGAGCCGGAGGGGCCGACGATGCCGACCACCTGCCCTGACCCGATCTTCAGGGAGACGTCGCGCAGCACCGGCTGGGTGTTGAGGCCATAGCGGAAGGTCACGCGCTCGAACTCGATGGTGCCCTCCAGCGGCGGCTGGTTCTGCTCGGCGCCACCGCTATGCGCCTCCACCGGTGTGTTGAGGATGTCGCCGAGCCGCTCGACGGACAGCCGCACCTGATGGAAATCCTGCCAGACCTGGACCAGCCGCAACACCGGACCCGACACCTGGTTGGCCAGCATGTTGAAGGCGACGAGCTCGCCGACCGTCATCTTGTTGGCGATCACGAGGCCGGCGCCGACGAACAAGGTCAGCGCACCGACGCCCTTGTTGAGCAGGCTCGCGGCCTGGCTCGCCCAATTGCCGATCTGCGACGCCGAGAACGACGCGCCGACATAGCTCGCGAGCTGCTCCTCCCAGCGCCGCTGCATCAGGGGCTCGACCGCCATCGCCTTGATGGTTTCGACGCCGGTGACGCTCTCGACCAGAAATGCCTGGTTCTCGGCGCCGCGGCGGAATTTCTCGTCGAGCCGGCGCCGGAACGCCGGTGTCGTGGCGAGCGACAGCAGCGCATAGACCGGCAAGGTCGCGCAGACGATCCAGGCCAGGGTCGCGCTGTACAGGAACATCACCGCGATGAAGACCGCGGCAAAGGCGAGATCGAGCACCAGGGTGATCGAGGACGAGGTGATGAACTGCCGGATCGTCTCCAGCTCGCGCACCCGCGCCACGCTGTCGCCGACGCGCCGACTCTCGAAATAGGCCAGCGGCAGCCGCATCAGATGCCGGAACAGCCGCGCGCCGAGCTCGACGTCGATGCGGTTGGAGGTGTGCGTGAACAGATAGGTGCGCAGGCCCGACAGCACCGCCTCGAACAGCGCGATCAGCGCAAGGCCCACGACCATGACTTCGAGCGTCGACAGGCCGCGATGCACCAGCACCTTGTCGATCACGACCTGGAAGATCATCGGCGTCGCCAGGCCGAACAGCTGGATCACGAACGACGCCAGCAGCACCTCGATCAGGATGCGGCGATACCTGCCGATGGCGGCGACGAACCAGCTGAAATTGAACCGGCGCGCGGTGTCCGACAGTTCCGCCCGCTTGGCGATCAGGATCAGCTGGCCGGACCAGATGGCTTCGAACTCGGAAAACGTCAGCAGACGCGGCCCGGCATCGGCCATCGCCTGAATCAGAACGCCGCTGTCGGTCACCTTACCGATCACGGCAAAGCCGCCGTCCTCGAGCACCGCGAGCGTCGGCGTGGGCGTCGTCTTCAGGCGCGCTGCTTTTGATTTGACGAGTCTTGCCTTGACGGGGAAGCGCGCGGCTGCGCGCAGGAGATCATCGGTTGATAGCGCGTCGCTGCGGCCGGCCTCGTGCTGGATACGGCCGGGATCGGCAACGATGCCGAGCAGATGCAGCGACAGCGCCAGCGCCCATGCGCCCTGATCCGTACACGCCTGCATCGACTGGTCCCGCCTCGTGGTCTCGACAATCCCCGCCGACACACTCCGAAGCCCGCGTTGGCACGACGTTAAGCTGGATGCTTAACAGATGGCGCACGGTGCCAGGCCGCGCAGCCAGAGCGTACCGGGCTGGTACGACAAGACCGTCCCAGTCATACTGGGACGGTCCATTTCTCAGTCGCCGAACTTTTAGATCAGGCCGCCATCGGCATCGCCAGCGTATGCTGCTGTGAGCCCAGCCCTTGCGTGAACGCGACGCTCGAGGAGCCGCCGTCAGGAAGCGAGGCGATCGCCTGGACGAAGCCGGAGGCCGCGGCAGAGAGATCGTTGACGTCGGCGGTGAGCTTGAGGCCCGACGATGTCGTGGTCGTCGTCGCCGCCAGCTTCTTGGCGTCGCCGACATTGTCGACGGTGATGGTGTCGCCGGCCGCGAGCAGCGTCGCGAGGCTGACCTCGAAGGTGGTCTGCCAGTATTGTCCGGACGCCGAGCCCCAGGGGTTGCGGACCTGCAGCATGCCGTTTGAGCTGTTGTAGCCGTAGATCGACATCGCGTGATTGGCGACCAGCGTAGTCTTGCCGGTCGAATCCTTGGCATTGGTGTAGGACGACAGGATGACGTCGTCGCCCGCGGCAAGGCTGGCGGCGATGGTCGCCAGCACGCCCGATGTCGAGTTTCCGGTCGTATAGGCGTTCACGCCGAACGACGAATTGTAGACCACCTTGCCCCACGAGCCGCCCATGGCGCGGAAGTCGGTGATCTGGCTGGCGCCGGTGATCGCTTCGAGCGCGATCTCGGGCGCGCCGCCATTGCCTATCGTGGTGTAGGAATTGCCGTAGTTGATCGAGTTGCCGGTGTAGACGCCGCTGGCCTGCAGCTCGGCATAGGCCTTCTCGGCGAGGCTCGCCCAGATCGCGCTGCCGCCATTGTTGAAGATGTTGCCGCCATTGGCGAGCGCGGTATTGACGGTGACGTAGCGCGCCGCACCGTTGACGTAGAATCGCACGCCGTAGGTGCCGTTGCCGTTGGTGGTGAACATCGACGAGATCACCGACTGCTCCTTGTAGGCGACCTCGGCGAGGCCCGAGAGCAGGTAGCAGTCCCCCAGGTAGCCCTGGTTGATGTCATTGATGCCGGCGCCGGCGGCCGCGAACAGCGGCTTGGTCGAGTTCGAATAGGATACCGAGAACTGAGTGCTGCCGAGGATGACCTTGGACGACGGCAGGTCGGTGCCGAGGAACCACTTGCCGATCAGCTCGGCGAATTGCAGCTCGGTCGAGCCGGTCGCGAGATTACCGAGCGCCACCGAGCCGGCAGCACCGCCGGTCCAGGTCGCGTTCGCGGCATTGCCGTTGACGAGCGCCTGCATGATGGACGCAAGGTAGCTCGAGGTCGAGACGCCGTTGTTGAGATTGGCGGCAATGGTCCTGAGGTCGGCGAACTGGCTCGCGCTCAGCTTGGTCTTGGTGGACGCGAGCGACGCATCGATGTCGGTGAGCACCTTGAGCAGGCCGGCATAGGTGACGGTGCCGTTGGTGATGGCGGCCGTCATGTCGGCCTTGATCGCGGCATTGGTGAGGGTGCCGACCCAGGCCGGTGCGGCCGTCTTGGTCGTGGACGTTGCGGCGACGGTCGAGCTGGCAGTCGTCGTGGTGACGCCCGTGGTCGCGCCCGGTGTCGTGGTCACGGTCGCCGCGACGCTGCAGAAGTTGCCGTAGATCGCGACGGTCGCCGATGAATCCGCGTTCGCAGCGGCAGCCCACGACGCGGCCGGCGCCTGTGCGGCGGTCGCGGCTTGCTGGCTGGCCAGCCAGAGCGGTGTGAGATCGGGCGTGAGCCAGCTGTCGTTCGGGGAGAAACCGGTCTGGTCGCTGGCGTCGTCGGCGTGCGGGTTGCGTAGGCCCTGCGGCTTGATCGGCATTGGTCGAGGCTCTCCATGAACGATGTGGTCTCAGGTGATCGCCATCGCGATCGGACCGCCATCGTTCGCATCAGCCGTTGCCGTGAAGCTGCGCGATCCGTTCGAATTTTAGAAATTTGTCTCGATCAGCAGTATCCGGCGGCCGTTCGATCGGTAGGAGTTTACGGATCGACAGCAAACGACGCGCACGCGGTATTAGTACGGAGAGAATGTGGGCGTACCGACGGGGGCGGTCCTGCATCAGCCTGACCGCGACCCGCCCGAGACTATGCCTCGACATTCGTCATGGCGACCGCCGCCTCTAGATCGGCCGCGCCAATCGTATTTCGCTCGTCATGCGCGCGCCGAGACCAGTGATCACGGCATAATGCTGAGAATCCGCGCCTCCGCGTTGGCGACCGATCGCTCGCCCGATGTCGGCGGGCACTCGGCTGCGGCGCGGTCGATCAACCTGATGGCGTCGGCTTCGCGGCTCTGCTGCAGCATCAGCTCGCCGGCAAAGAAGCTCGCCTCGCAGCGACGCGCCTTGCGCACGGCCGGACCACCGCGATCAGCCGCCGCAAGCACCGCCTCCGGCGTTGTCTGCCCGAGGAACAGGCGGACGATCGGCGCCGGCCATTTGCTCATGTCGAGCCGCTTCGCGCTGTCGGCGAGCTCGCTCGGCTGACCGGCCCGGCGGCGCGCCAGATCCAGCCACAAGGCCGCATCGGCATTTCTGGGATCCATCTCGCTGAGCCATCTGAAATCATCCTGCGACTGCTCCAGGAGACCCGCCTGGAAACGCGCGATCCCCAATGCGCGATAGGCCTGCGTTCGGTAGCCGTTGCGCCCGAACGCCCGTCCGAAGCGGGACGCCGGCTGCGGCTCGCTCTCTTGCTGATCGGGAGCGGCGCGGTCGAATGCGGCCAGAAGACCGGCCGAGGACTGCTCGATGACGATCTTGTAGTCGTCGATCGCATGGTCGACATCGCCCTTGCGGAGATAGGCTCCGGCGCGCGCGAAGCGGGCCTCGATCACCTGCGGCGTCGCCGGCTTGCCGTGCTCGATCACCACGCTGCAGCCGGCAATGCGCGCGTCGGCGCCGGGATCGGCCGTGGTCGTGCACCGTTTCGCTTCGGCCGCTTCAGCACGCGCCGGCAAGCCGGAGATCAAGCCGATGATCAGTGCACAACCGAGATACAAGCGCCATCGTTGCGTCGTCATGAATGCCCCCTTGGTATTCCTATGTTGGGATGATGATACCAACACCAACCGGGCGAACCACAATCTGACATTGCATTCACGAATCATCGTTCAGCCGGTGTAAACGGGATCGCAGACTCAGGCCGACTTTGCGGGATCATCTCCTCAGCGTTGGGAGACGCGCTCTGACGTCTTCAATCGGCGATTGCGCCGCCGAGTCATGCTTGGTCGAATGGACCAACGTCCGTCCGTGGCGGGAGCGCTGAATTTTCGGTCAGCACCTGCGGGGGGCGACGCGACCGTCGACGATGATGACCAGGGACGACAGAAGCGGCGGCGCGACACGGCGGATGCAAACCGACGGTCGGCTACTTCGCCTCGGCGATCATCGCCTGCAGCCGCACCAGCTCCTGCTCCAGGTCAGCCTCGACATCCGCCGCCTTCACCTCGGTGACGCGATAGTCGCGGCTTTCGAGCCAGGCGCGGCGGGCGGCGCGGTCGGTGACGACGCCCTCGCTCTCGTCGGCGCCGACCAGCTCGATGGCGAGGCGGTGGATGAAGGAGACGAAGTCGGGGATGTGGCGGCCGACCGGAGTCTGGCGCTTGAACTGGCCGGCGAAGCGGCGGTCGCGCGACAACGCGTGCCACAGCGCCCGCTCGGCGTCGGTCGGGTTGCGGCGGAGCAGCCGCGCCAAGCCGCGCAGCGAGCCGCGCGAATCCGGCAGGTTGGCGACCGTGCCCTGCTCGGCGATCAGTGCACGCAGCCGGGTCGCCTGCTCGCTGTCGAGCACGCCGCCCTTGGCCGGCCCCTTGCGCCCTTCGGCGATCGCCATGACCACGCCGTGCAGGGTGTGGATGTCCTGCCGGCTCGGCTCCATGCGGAAGAAGATGTTGCGCAGATTGACCAGCATGGTTTCGCGCTTCTCGGCGGGCCGCAGGAATTCGACCCGGTCGAGCTCGCGCACGAGGTTCTCGAAGAACGCCTCCATCTGCTCCTGGGAGGAGCGCTCGGAGCGCTCGGGCATCGCGAACGGAAGCGCACCCGATGTCACCAGCTTGAACCATTCATAGCCCATCAGCAGCACGGCCTGGGCGAGGTTCAGCGAAGCGAAGCCCGGATTGACCGGATAGGTGACGATGCGGTTGGCGCGGGCGACCTCCTCGTTGGTCAGCCCCGCCCGTTCGCGGCCGAACAGGATGCCGGCCCGGCCGCCGGCGGCGATCTGGCCCTGCATCTCCCGGGCGGCCGCCTCCGGCCCCATCACCGGCTTGGCCTGGTCGTGGGAGCGGGCCGTCGTCGCAAACACCAGATCGAGGTCGGCGATCGCCTCCGGCAGCGTGTCGAACAGCCGGACATGGTCGATGATGTGGTCGGCCCCGGCCGCCGCCCGCTGGGCCGCGATGTTCGGCCAGCCGTCGCGCGGATTGACCAGGCGCAGCTCGGTCAGCGCGAAATTGCCCATCGCGCGCGCGGCCATGCCGATGTTCTCGCCGAGCTGCGGCTCGACCAGGATCACCACCGGCCCTGCGATCTCCAATCCCACCTTGGTCTTGTCGGTGCCCGACACGATCTGCCCTCAACTTCCACGTCACGTTAAAAGCGCCCGCGCCGCGCCCTGCCCGCTCCGTTGGCCCGGCTGACGAGAATTCTCAAGCAAAATAATCGGCTTAGCCAAGAATTCTACGGTTTGCGCGAAACTGCAGCGGCCGCCCTCGCGGCCGTTGCCCACCGCATGAGCGGGCTGCGAAAATCAGCACCGGTCGCATACCGGGTGCGCTTCCGCCCGCGGTGCAGCAGTGCTATGACGCGCTTGATTTCACAAGCGCTTTCCATTCCTGGCGCGCTGTTCCCAAGAAGGCCCAATCGATCATGGCAAAAATCAAGGTGACCAACCCGGTCGTCGAGCTCGACGGCGACGAGATGACCCGGATCATCTGGCAGTACATCAAGGACAAGCTGATCAACCCGTTCCTTGAGATCGATCTGCAATATTACGACTTGGGGATGGAAAGCCGCGACAAGACCAACGACCAGATCACGATCGATGCCGCCAACGCGATCAAGAAGGTCGGCGTCGGCGTCAAATGCGCCACCATCACCCCGGACGAAGCGCGTGTGAAGGAATTCGGCCTCAAGGAGATGTGGAAGTCGCCGAACGGCACCATCCGCAACATCCTCGGCGGCGTCGTGTTCCGCGAGCCGATCATCTGCAAGAACGTGCCGCGTCTGGTCCCCGGCTGGACCAAGCCGATCATCATCGGCCGCCACGCCTATGGCGACCAGTACCGCGCCACCGACTTCAAATTCCCCGGCAAGGGCGTTCTGACGATGAAGTTCGTCGGCGACGACGGCACCGTGATCGAGAAGGAAGTCTTCAAGGCGCCCGGCCCGGGCATCGCGATGGAGATGTACAACCTCGACGAGTCGATCTACGACTTCGCCCGCGCCTCGCTCAACATGGGCCTCTCCAAGAACTATTCGG
Protein-coding sequences here:
- a CDS encoding acyl-CoA dehydrogenase family protein codes for the protein MGSLGQHLAIDGAGVMPVPSIVEQVAAIARNELAPLACGIDAGTVYPADVLRRFGEVGAWSSHVPEDGAADLNCAIDAIGAIGEVCGASAFMAWCQNTLVWYVANSSNETLKERLLDDVASGRLLGGTGLSNPMKSFFGIEKLKLKGRKVEGGYVVRGALPWVSNLGPDHMFGTIFEREDAPGEIVMFVADCADPAVTLQPCQPFLAMDGTGTYGIQFRDLFVPDELILADPAGPFVKKIRAGFILLQAGMALGLIKDCIKIMQEVAAPLGHVNRYLPQQPVDFRALADELATETAILAADPYNTDETYWRKVVALRLRAGEASVAAAHAAMLHCGARGYLKGNRAERRLREAYFVAIVTPATKQLRKMLADG
- a CDS encoding OsmC family protein, with the translated sequence MTAVVQKTALTGCLAPIDKGGLEQLIANGKANPKVIKTLKCKTVAEGKFRHANYIRNLAPYIVDEPPGLLGDDTAPNPSEASLAALGSCLAVGLHANAVHRGWTVNKLELELEGDLNITAVWGTGDVSEKPVGFTDVRVKVDMECEGISKDEVQALVDHVKKWSPVANTFTRPVNLEVGI
- a CDS encoding TetR/AcrR family transcriptional regulator; amino-acid sequence: MGKSAAGKRTGKKPAVARTMATVDDESARGRLLGAATHLFCKNGINATGIDAIISEAGTAKTTLYKLFGSKTALVTAVLESEGRQWREWFIAEMETGGGDAQTKLTRIFPALKSWFSEERFYGCPFINAVGEHDKDQKQFRTIAMRHKKVVLAHIEKLAREMGAVEPESFAHQLALLIDGAIVAAMVSRNPEVADTAGLAASALFEPAKQKTAKRPGKADPQLATV
- a CDS encoding DUF2336 domain-containing protein; translation: MNETRSVLRDLEDAIARGTADSRERALWHATDLLLAGRYCEDEIATFGEVIGRLADEIETEARAKLADRLARIEYSPASVIRKLAFDDEIYVAGPVLRDSERLDDATLVENASTKSQEHLLAIAERKTLSPAVTDVLASRGNRAVATAVARNHGAQFSGQGFLHMVQRAENDSILAEHLGRRLDIPRHLFQQLIAKASDDVGKRLAGERPELLGEIHSSVATIAGDLQSKFGPGSRNYFVAKRTVSIQHRLGNLHEMAIAGYAVAHKVEEVMIGLALLSGLPPDVVERALFDRDREMLLMLARALDFSWDTTMALAFLGARDQRITAGELQDLERDYAKIKVQTSRSVLEFYQSRKNPARSGTPRALAH
- a CDS encoding HlyD family type I secretion periplasmic adaptor subunit, whose amino-acid sequence is MATPANLLRAVSFGSATPEQEFLPAALEIAETPPNPLGRLTALALCAVTLTALGWAVFGKVDIVAVASGKVISHTRTQVVQPFETASVKAVLVQPGQRVRAGDALIELDKTAVTAEADRARSDLIAGLLDEVRLAAFLDGVTTAPFDLVVGAVPLDGDRAQAQLTAQAAMRASQLAALAQERAQHVAEREALLQTAGKYEQTLPMVAQRADIRIKASEIGNASIIARLESQQLLVETRAELEITRAKINSLDATIAGLDQKIVATEADIRDKAMRDLATARERARAAGEALTKAMRRAELQTLRAPIDGTVQQMHLAAAGAVVTPAQQLLSVVPDDERIEVEAVVENRDVGFVEVGQRVELKVDAFPFTRYGLLAGAVTAVDRDAEAAPVNPNGVQGAERQADQTDRVEASERLRYMVHIALDRSTLDVDGRMAALVPGMSVKAEILTGKRRIIDFLLAPLREHVHDAMRER
- a CDS encoding type I secretion system permease/ATPase, which encodes MQACTDQGAWALALSLHLLGIVADPGRIQHEAGRSDALSTDDLLRAAARFPVKARLVKSKAARLKTTPTPTLAVLEDGGFAVIGKVTDSGVLIQAMADAGPRLLTFSEFEAIWSGQLILIAKRAELSDTARRFNFSWFVAAIGRYRRILIEVLLASFVIQLFGLATPMIFQVVIDKVLVHRGLSTLEVMVVGLALIALFEAVLSGLRTYLFTHTSNRIDVELGARLFRHLMRLPLAYFESRRVGDSVARVRELETIRQFITSSSITLVLDLAFAAVFIAVMFLYSATLAWIVCATLPVYALLSLATTPAFRRRLDEKFRRGAENQAFLVESVTGVETIKAMAVEPLMQRRWEEQLASYVGASFSASQIGNWASQAASLLNKGVGALTLFVGAGLVIANKMTVGELVAFNMLANQVSGPVLRLVQVWQDFHQVRLSVERLGDILNTPVEAHSGGAEQNQPPLEGTIEFERVTFRYGLNTQPVLRDVSLKIGSGQVVGIVGPSGSGKSTIAKLAQRLYQPEAGRVLVDGVDTAVLDPSWLRRQIGVVLQENVLFNRSVRENIALADPALPMEKIVDAAKLAGAHEFICRMPQGYDSKIGERGVSLSGGQRQRIAIARALVGDPRVLIFDEATSALDYESESIIQANMRDIVRGRTVLIIAHRLSTVRNADRILTIENGVIIEDGTHEQLVDGGGRYATLHRIQSAGR